One segment of Prionailurus bengalensis isolate Pbe53 chromosome X, Fcat_Pben_1.1_paternal_pri, whole genome shotgun sequence DNA contains the following:
- the ARSF gene encoding arylsulfatase F, whose translation MKLRILAIALSWTCLLLSPRGAQEVHEDKPNIVLMIVDDLGIGDLGCFGNDTMRTPNIDRLAREGVQLKHHISAASMCTPSRAAFLTGRYPIRSGMVSNRVSRVISTLGAPAGLPRNETTFAALLKRQGYSTALIGKWHEGLNCDSRHDHCHHPYNYGFDYFYGMPFTLFEPCWPDPSRDTELAIGGKVWLCIQLVAVAALTAALGKLSRLICLPWSFIFSMILFIFLLGYFWFSSYKSPLYWDCLLMREHEITEQPMKAERAGSIMVREATSFMERHREGPFLLVFSFLHVHVPLPTTTEFIGTSKHGLYGDNVQEMDFMVGKLLDAIDDFGVRNHTLVYFTSDHGGHLEARMGHAQLGGWNGIYKGGKGMAGWEGGIRVPGLVRWPGRLPAGKVIEEPTSMMDVFPTLAAVSGSTVPQDRVIDGQDLMPLLQGDVERSEHEFLFHYCGAFLHAARWHPKDSEAVWKVHYVTPVFQPPGAQGCYETQYCRCSGKLVTYHDPPLLFDLTRDPSESTPLTPDTEPSYNVVIQTVANAVKEHKKSIIPVRHQISELNQGNIWLKPCCGVFPFCLCDTEGNTSAVGA comes from the exons GATCCTCGCCATCGCCCTGTCTTGGACGTGTTTACTCCTAAGCCCACGTGGGGCCCAGGAGGTGCATGAGGACAAGCCGAATATTGTCCTGATGATAGTGGACGATCTTGGGATCGGTGACTTGGGCTGCTTTGGCAATGACACGATGAG gACTCCTAACATCGACCGCTTAGCAAGGGAAGGCGTACAACTGAAACACCACATCTCTGCAGCGTCAATGTGCACCCCAAGCCGGGCCGCCTTCCTCACGGGAAGATACCCCATCCGATCAG GAATGGTTTCTAACAGAGTGAGCCGTGTGATCTCCACGCTCGGAGCTCCTGCTGGACTCCCTCGCAATGAGACAACATTTGCAGCCTTACTGAAGAGGCAAGGGTATAGTACGGCATTGATAG GCAAATGGCACGAAGGCTTAAACTGTGATTCCCGACATGACCACTGCCATCAcccatataattatgggtttgaTTACTTCTATGGCATGCCATTCACTCTGTTTGAACCTTGCTGGCCGGATCCCTCGCGTGACACGGAATTAGCCATTGGGGGCAAAGTCTGGCTCTGCATTCAGCTGGTCGCCGTTGCTGCACTCACGGCTGCCTTGGGGAAGCTGAGTCgcttgatctgtcttccctggtCCTTCATCTTCTccatgattctttttatttttctgctgggTTACTTTTGGTTCTCCAGTTACAAATCCCCTCTGTACTGGGATTGCCTCCTCATGCGCGAGCACGAGATCACTGAACAGCCGATGAAGGCAGAGCGTGCTGGCTCCATCATGGTGAGGGAGGCGACTTCATTTATGGAAAG GCACCGTGAGGGACCGTTCCTTCTTGTGTTCTCCTTTCTGCACGTCCACGTGCCGCTTCCCACGACCACCGAGTTCATCGGCACCAGCAAGCACGGCTTGTATGGGGACAACGTTCAGGAGATGGACTTCATGGTGG GCAAGCTTCTTGATGCCATTGATGATTTTGGTGTGAGGAACCACACGCTCGTCTACTTTACATCAGACCACGGCGGACATTTGGAGGCACGGATGGGCCACGCCCAGCTCGGGGGATGGAACGGAATATACAAAG GTGGGAAAGGCATGGCCGGCTGGGAAGGTGGAATCCGTGTCCCAGGACTGGTCCGCTGGCCGGGAAGGTTACCAGCTGGGAAAGTGATCGAGGAACCGACGAGTATGATGGACGTTTTCCCCACGCTGGCGGCCGTGTCAGGAAGCACGGTCCCTCAGGACAG GGTGATCGATGGCCAGGACCTCATGCCTTTGCTTCAGGGAGATGTCGAGCGCTCAGAGCATGAGTTCTTGTTCCACTACTGTGGTGCCTTTCTCCACGCGGCACGCTGGCACCCAAAGGACA GTGAGGCAGTGTGGAAGGTTCATTACGTGACACCTGTGTTCCAGCCGCCAGGAGCTCAAGGCTGCTATGAGACCCAATATTGCCGATGTTCGGGAAAACTGGTCACCTACCatgaccctcctctgctctttgACCTCACAAGGGACCCCTCTGAGTCCACACCTCTGACGCCAGACACGGAGCCCTCTTACAATGTGGTGATCCAGACGGTGGCCAACGCTGTGAAGGAACACAAGAAAAGCATCATTCCTGTCCGGCACCAGATTTCCGAATTGAATCAGGGCAACATATGGCTAAAGCCTTGCTGTGGGGTGTTCCCATTTTGTCTGTGCGACACAGAAGGGAACACATCTGCCGTGGGCGCATGA